The region ttaatttttttaaatttaagtcaatttataaacttttttttattaattttgttggtgtaacattttgaaataataaaaaactaaattgatagcaatataactaaaaaatgacattgtaattaacttgaacttaacaaaataattttaacagtgttaatagttggatctaaattttgaaatttaaaaaatagaatgactaaattccaagaaatataaatataagtacCCAACttcacatttttaaaaaataaagaaacttatgacataatttaaccctttttttatttcagAAGAATTTGCAAATACATATTcgatcaattaaaattaaaataagaatcaattaaatataaaaacgtaatgaactgaaaattgaaatatattcAAATCGAAATCAATATACATTCATATAGAATCCACACGATAAAACTTAAATCTAGAATGAATTTTGGACTTGAACAAAGGCGAAGACAACGGAAGTAGGCAGTAACCATGGCCCCAGCGTGGTAAAATTATCCTTTAACTCCTTTAAATTTAtcgtaattatataattatagtattcTACTCTGGCCCGCCCcccgaaattttaattttcattccCCTTGAACAATATTCTAAAATCACGATTAATAAATGCGCACGTGGCATagtattatttgatttatttgcatatgacAAAATATAACTCCATCTTGGAAGTATCAATAACATACAAATAGGCTTAATTTACTATTTAGTCCTGAATTATATCTATTttctcacatttgtatttttttttgtacttaaaatatcaatttcCCCTATTTTTGGTTTACTTTGTAACTTTGATTAGAAAAGCCTTTTAGATCACTTTGGTCAATGAAAAAATGCCATGAGCATTGACCTACCGCATGATGCCGTTAGAATACGGCACatgttcttttttattattttaatattatatattttttatttattaaaaatataaaaaaaatcatacataatgtataaaaaggtttaaaatatttttttataaaattttaaaatctttaactataaagtttaagaattaaaaataatatataaaaatgacaattgttataaaaataaaaaaaaagtttaaatttcgAGTAATTGCAAAAATACATTGAAATTTAAATACCTTTTcagaattttatataaaaatattcttaatttgtttaataatatcatcaatttaaacaaaatttattttaaataattgtagttttttaattaatttattttttctagattttatgtataatttttatttattttcatttttatattttttaatatgtatatatatttaataaaacaaaatatttattttttacataaaatcacCATGTGGTATTTTGTGTTCGATTATCAATTTGTTTAACGtctataaaaaataaacttaaaaaatataatagaaacatactttaaaaaccaaaataggataaaaaaaattaaatatcaatataAAAAGAGTGAATTACATAGAGCAAAGTGGACGgtccatttaaaatattattttattttaagatatttactattttatgtctcgataaaataaaataaaattctcataaaattatttaaaaattcggTTTAATCGATATGTACTGTTTATGGTTCAACCAGTACGATGTCCTTTTATGGACCGATCAAaaatattatactttttttttaaaattatatttgtcaTGAGATGTATTAATAGGCCATCGCATGGTGTCATTGGATTGGTTAACAGTCCCACATCAGTACAAATTAATAATACCAGCACGGAAATATTAACTTAATTGAGGGAATATAAATTTAGGGACCAACTAGATACAAATAAACAAGTTTAAGTGCAAAATATAAATTAACCCATTGTATAACATAAACACAATTATTTGGTTTGTTGCACTAACATAAAGTTTGAGGACCCGGTGAAGCCCTCATTGATATTGGAACCATGGATGGGGATATAATCACACTATACATTAGTTGGATAAAATAATTGTAGGGAAAAGTGGAAGGTGCATTTAatctattaatttatttttaggatCTTGACTggttttgtaattaaaataaattttctctagAATATTGATGGTAGAGTGTTTTTTTGTTAATAAATGTTCACGTGGTGCATGGCGGTGCTaaccttttttttaaagttgtttaGCTAATCTTCATGGGGAtttgattatatttaaattaagagttttaatatattatggtaggatctaattaattatttaattaatgttaacCGTTAATATTTATGATGTGACTGTTAACGATGCTAATTTAAACAAACGTCCCatgtcaataaaaataaattattttaacttgataaaaaaatatgggATATTTTCTCTAATTACCCTTTATTTCTCACACGTTTTGATGTTAATACgaaataaaacttttaattaacttataaattaagacaaaaaatGGAGAGAGATGCTACAAAACAAAAGTTGGTTGTTTGGTCATTTCCGCCAcctaaaagaagaagaaaaaggcaTATATGTTAAAGCATGTGatttaatttttcaatgattGTTAATTAATATAGTTAATTATTGTATTAAAAGTGAATAACCTTTTAGAAATCAGAGTCttaatcaaatcattattttattgGGTGTCTTTATTTATATAATACAATTTCAACACACGCTTTATCACATAAATAAATTTGCAAATCGAATCTTGATATTCTATTTCGACTAATGACCTTACTATTGGACTTcatcttttttatatttgattcatGGGAAATCTGTTGATATctgtttttttatacaatgtttagAACTATGCATAACTTCTCTCCAAACCAtgaataggagaataatgcgcttCAGTACACTTGAACTCAcatcctcctgcattgacaacaatacccatGTCAATTAAGTTCATGATTTATACATATAAAGATGGCTCAATTATGAAATGAGCTCACCAGCTAATCAgcacaaaattaaaagtcaaaataaaacaaacaaataggGCCACAAGCTAATTAGCCCAAAATCAGTACATATTTATTTAACGATTTATTATCGATGTGTCAATCGTACAAGATGATTAATTGAGATTATTcggattaattataaattttgaaaataatgaataacTTCTTCTAGTATTGTAGAGTTCTTTGTACTAACAGTCGTATTACATTTTGTTCTCTCTACTAAAAAAGAGAGGATAAATTTGTCTCTATATGTTAGttctagacctgtccatgggtcgggtcgggtcgggcccAAAAAATTTTTTGGCCCGCCTCCTAGGCCCGGGCTCGGCCCGAAATATggcctgaaattttgcccaggcccggcccgaaaaATATCACAAGCTCGAGCCCGGCCcgacctattttttaaacgggcctcgtttttttgcccaagcccatatttcaggcctatatttttacccgaaccctcccatatttcgggtgAGCCGTCGGGTCGGGTcaggccgcccggcccatggacaggtctagttaGTTCAAAGAGCAAATCAGTTCTTATGTTACAAATTCCATCTGTTTTTACTATTAAAAGATTATCAATGTATGtcagcatgaggtacacgtggTACATCACGCGTAACTGATTTGTTATTTCATTAGTCACACTagttttaacagtagaaatagatgaaatttttaacagaaaatactaatttgctatttgatctaatgtacagagGTTAATCTgctattttttaagtaaataaataaaatataatccgaTACTTAATACAAAAGTCTCGATGATACGAGAGATGTTTCGCGTATTATCAAAACCAAACAAACTTTAAACTACTCAAAGTTAAATTGGctttgatagaaaaaaaaataaaataaaaaagttgtttGAACAAGAAACAAATTCacattaaaatactaattatacaaATTGTTACAAGATTATATAATTACATgtaataatcaaatatataatcaAAAGCTCATAGTCTCTTATCTGAGATTCGATTCCTGTGTCGGGTCATGATTGTGCTCCAAATTTGAGAAGATTTGGTAATCATGGGAGAGTCTAGATGAAATAAATATATGCACACATATTTTTGTATATGCGCTGGGTTGAGGTTGGGGAGGGAAATAAAGGGGTATTAAATGGAGAGTCAATTTAGTCTAGATGAATTCAAGTTTTTGGGTTTTGTTGTTCTTAGATTTGGGtaaattttaagtataaattatttagaattttgCGTTTACGTTATTAAGGTAAGAGAATCAAGTTTTTTAAATAGGGTCATTATAAGTTATGATGAGTGATCGTTTTAAGTTCGGGTCATTTCGAGTTACTTATTCAAATtatctaatatttgaattatttcGAGTTCATTTATTTCAGGTTTGAGCAAATTTTTAGTTCAAATTGTTTTGAATTTGAGTCATTTTGAGTTTATGTCAATAGGGTTCAAGGATCGAGTTTTCTAACTAGGATCATTTCAGGTTCTGATAAGTAATCATTTCAAGTTCAGGTCATTTCggattatttatttgaattattcaaattttgaatcatTTCGGAATCATTCGTTTCAAAATTGCTCTCAAGTTGTTCCAAATTTgagtaattttaaattaatatcattttgaatttataatttgaattttaggCTTGAATTTATTATGAGTAAGTGAACATAAGTTTGAATTAATGATCGCTTTAAATTAAGGTCATCTTAAATTactaatttgaattatttaaaatctaAATCATTTCGATTTCATCATTACAATAAATGTCAACAACAAAAAAGGCCCATGGTAGCTTTAAGAAAAATTAGAAATGAGCATAACATATGTTACAATTGCCACCATTGTCGAAAAAATTACCAACCAAACAAaattgggttttctttttttcaacAAAAGATCAAGCAACCCGGTTTCTTTTATGACAACCTTTGCCATTTGATTTCAAAGCTCCACCACATGAAGAAGAACCAtgatcatcaccatcatcatcatcccCATTAGACGATACATCAATGGATGATTTGATGAATGAACTTGAAATATCATTGTAAAGACCAACCACTCTTTTAATGTTGTTGTTGAGCTCCCTAATTAGCCCAACATTCCTGGTCAAGTTATGAGGGACCTTGGACTCATGGTTCATGTTTATCTCATTGATGAGCAGCCTGTTCTGGTCCAATATGGTCTGGACCTGAACCAAACCCTTTTGTAATGTTTGCACCACTTTGGGGTCCATTTGATCACTACCATCGCCAAGCCTTGAGAATGTCTCGCCCTCCATTGTGTGTGAATTTGATGCACTAGGAGCTCTCTATCTCAAAACTAGACCTGAATGAACAAGAAGAATCATATGAGTGAAAAGCTTaggaaccaaaattaaattatataaaattaaaaaaaagtctaaagtacaattttatctttatatatataattgtcgttttagaattttaaaaataaaataaaataatttttttatctttaaggtcaaaatgtatttttaccattaaactaatttataaatttaaaaacttcaaaaaattaaaataataatttgtcaTTTTAAGAGCCCAAGGCCCTTCCTTGCTCCATTAGTGCCGTCTTCGGCCATCCATTAGGGGTGAGAAAAAGTATTTAGTTAATCGATTACGATGATTAATGGTCAGTTTAGCATTGTTTCTAAAGAATATTTTTAGGACAAAAAGCACTTTTAAGATAAATGCATTGCTAAACAATATGTTTTTGagcatttcaaaattatttttgggacaaaaaatattttacaaaattactttttttaaccCATAGCAGTTTTgcttaaaattactttttaatcCAGTTTTGAGAAGTAATACTAAATTAAGTCGAGGTCAATTCTATAAGAGGTAAAGTAAGATAAGTTGATTGGTTTAATAACCAAAACTCAAATAAACTTCTAGATCATCACGATACGGGAAGTCAATTTGGCTAGTTAGGATATATAATTTGGGTTTGTAAGCAGTAAAATAGGGTAAATTAGTCtatttattacatattatatattataggGAGAGATCCACTTAACTTTATATTcgtataaaattatacattattttatatatttttatactattattaatttaGCGATTAATTGAATCATATttattgatatatataaaaatttatataaaataaataattaaaatatttaacttaCATCAAATTTATCGtgcataatttatatatatcacCACTAAATTTTAATTGACACTAAAGACTatataagcaaatatatataatatatttatatgaaattgatataaaatttaaataagagTTTGCTTAAAACGATAAATTTTAtcatgttttttaaattttatataaaaaaacacacGAAGTTATTTAATGTCATTGTTgctataattataaattatttatgaagGGATATGAAAAAAAGCAGATCCCATTTCCATAAAAAGGAACCTTTTCTTTAATGTACTCATAAAATACCCACCTAATAGCACTGAGTTTCATACaagaatctaaaaaataaaatttagaaatttaaatagaaaatatacaAGCAATAAAAATGTGCAAAgctttttatgaaattaaatcaaattaaacatgcaaaagcTTCAAATTCATGGGAAAATGAACATCaatgggaaaaaaaaagaagaaaaaagaggaCCCTGAATTGGGAgttaaaataaaacccaaaaggggggggggattaggtcaaattaaaaaaaaaaaagatgaacaaagaCTGTTAAAACAAGAACAAGAAGCTGAAAACATTGAtttcaacaaagaaaagaaagcGAGATTCTTAATCTttgcaaaatatatataaatgaaaataattatatattatataataaatctatTTATATACGAACCTTGAAAAATCTGGAGCATTATATTTCTGAGGAAGGAGACACGAGATTCAAAGACGGAAGACGAGGGATTGATTCCCGAGGAACAGGACCGCCGATTAAATCgtatctcaaaaaaaaaaatctaaattatgAGAGAGAGTTCTTAGAGCGAGAGAATATTGTAGATTTGATTGTCACGGTGTGTGTATACTGTAGATATCCctgattttgtttttaaattatttaaaatttccttTATTTAGTGCGGGAAATGTGATTGCTTTTTGgttaaattcttttattagtCCCTTTAATTTGCAGAAGCTCTAGATTTTGTCTACatttttatttgatcaatttcaATCCATCTACTTTCCAAATTAgtccattttagtccctatactttttgaattcATTATAGATTTAATTCATATCCTCCAATCGTATCATTCCAAAGATCCGTTCTTCGTTGCAGTGGAAAAGTACTTTTAAgctaaaaaagtatttttttcaacacaaaagcaatgaagaacactTGGCTTTCGGAGTTAAAAGTGCAgtaaaaaattactttttcacccaaacgcaaaaattgaaatttaggtacttttaatttttgcgtttgaaagtgaaaataatcgaaatacccttattcatattaactatttaaaataaatattttgaaaccaATTATTAtataaagggtaaactacacccatagTCACTTTAAAATAGAGTCTatcctattttggtcactctaaaTAAGATAATTGTACAAATTAGTCACTGcgattaaaattttcatttttttaacatattactAATGTAACACATTACCCATTAAATTACTaacactataaaaaattataaaaaatattcaacccaattcaataattttatttgCCCATATCATTCGTATTGGTTGCTTATGGGCCCATGAGCTTAGATGGTTATTTTTGTGTATAGAGATGAGCcagaataaattaaaaacattttgggagtgaagttagaaattttgtgtttaaaataatttaaattgaatagagGCTTGAAATTAAATAAAGTTCCATTAACTTaagactaaaaaaattaaatttaactgtTAAATATTAGGAATTTCATCATTTAAATACGGGAAACAAGACTCCTTCGTAAATTTCGATTAAGATTAATTTAATCTATCAGATCAATAAAATTGATAACAATCCCATGTTAATTAGTTAATAATTAGGCCATGACTGTATGAAACAAGGGTCACGACTTTCTATCATATGAcatcattttttaaaagaaaaaatcgtGATAATAAATCTTCACCTTTAAAACGAATAATACCTCATTATAAATATAGCCAAACTAAAAAGGAGAaatgtataattaaaatttaaattaagattttaatttattGGATTGACTTATTCAATTACGTCCTTAATAACGTACCCAAAATCCAAGCCAGAAGACTTGATTTTAAGTATACCCAGACCAGACCAAAGACAAGACCCagtaataaaaagaaagaagaagacaTTTATTAGAATGAAGACATATTCAAGTCCAACAACAACACTTTAAAAACGTTAAATTAAGTCAATTAAACCAATTTCctatttattaaaatggtttaattcaacgttgaaccattcaaaaatagaaattaaaaaaaagacaatatagcacataattaaattaataatgttGATTTTGAGTCCATTAAAATGTGAAATTCAACAAATATggggttttttttgggggggggggtgttTTAAGGTTATATGAAATAGCTTTGGTACTTGCTATGAAACTACAAAAGTTTGGTCCAACTCTAAGTCCCcccaaaaaaggaaaataataataacaataaagaaaaGGTCTAATTATGAATTGTACCCTCTactttacaaaaaattaaaatttagtccatttattttaatttgttatattttattctt is a window of Gossypium hirsutum isolate 1008001.06 chromosome D08, Gossypium_hirsutum_v2.1, whole genome shotgun sequence DNA encoding:
- the LOC107932854 gene encoding protein ELF4-LIKE 3 → MEGETFSRLGDGSDQMDPKVVQTLQKGLVQVQTILDQNRLLINEINMNHESKVPHNLTRNVGLIRELNNNIKRVVGLYNDISSSFIKSSIDVSSNGDDDDGDDHGSSSCGGALKSNGKGCHKRNRVA